In one Bacillus thuringiensis genomic region, the following are encoded:
- the deoD gene encoding purine-nucleoside phosphorylase, giving the protein MSVHIEAKQGEIAESILLPGDPLRAKYIAETFLEDVTCYNNVRGMLGFTGTYKGKRVSVQGTGMGVPSISIYVNELIQSYGVKNLIRVGTCGAIQKDVKVRDVIIAMTACTDSNMNRLTFPGFDFAPAANFDLLKKAYDAGTEKGLHVRVGNVLTADVFYRESMDMVKKLGDYGVLAVEMETTALYTLAAKYGVNALSVLTVSDHIFTGEETTSEERQTTFNEMIEIALDAAIQQ; this is encoded by the coding sequence ATGAGTGTACATATCGAAGCAAAACAAGGCGAAATCGCTGAATCTATTCTATTACCTGGTGATCCATTACGTGCAAAATATATCGCTGAAACATTTCTAGAGGACGTTACTTGCTATAATAATGTGCGTGGTATGTTAGGTTTCACTGGAACTTATAAAGGAAAACGTGTATCTGTTCAAGGTACAGGTATGGGTGTTCCTTCTATTTCTATTTATGTAAACGAATTAATCCAAAGCTACGGCGTTAAAAATTTAATTCGCGTTGGAACTTGCGGTGCAATTCAAAAAGATGTAAAAGTTCGTGATGTTATTATCGCAATGACGGCTTGTACTGATTCTAATATGAATCGTTTAACATTCCCAGGATTTGATTTTGCACCAGCTGCAAACTTTGACCTTTTAAAGAAAGCTTATGATGCTGGAACTGAAAAAGGATTACACGTTCGTGTCGGTAACGTTTTAACAGCAGATGTGTTTTATCGTGAAAGCATGGACATGGTTAAAAAACTTGGAGATTACGGTGTATTAGCAGTAGAAATGGAAACAACTGCTCTTTACACATTAGCAGCAAAATACGGTGTAAATGCATTATCTGTATTAACAGTTAGCGATCACATCTTCACCGGCGAAGAAACTACATCTGAAGAGCGTCAAACTACATTTAACGAAATGATTGAAATCGCTTTAGATGCAGCAATTCAACAATAA
- the mprF gene encoding bifunctional lysylphosphatidylglycerol flippase/synthetase MprF, protein MSFSWKRFLQIGKIIFPFVVLTIVFFQAKKELAGISFLEAIDTIKNIPTGGVFLAITLGAFAVSTMFFYDYVMLRYLKADIPVQKIFRISWIANTLNGFIGFGGLVGAGVRTMLYRPYIKENGKLIKSIAWMTTAFINGLAILSFLGLIGILDTRFILHEKPWLWPVLIFFALFVPIYIGFSKLKNRKATQTEEQEEEEKNPTVLYSLVSLVEWVSAGIVMYVILLLFGIEIEFQKFLGVYVIAALAGVVSLVPGGLGSFDLVFLTGLGQYGIDTGVLLPAMLLYRLVYYILPFCLGLIFAAFEMTGVAIKKFEDKPFIAPALETTGVIWTLQRDFLGKLGSWASAALTVFAGLMVILSTILPTSINRAHALHILAPKHLIQFSFSLSLTFGILLLILSRGIYYGTKRSYYMTIVSLIGAAIFNTLKGIDVEETFILLIVLAVLYMLRKRFVREKMEVSLSDIVKVFIFLLVTLYLYKNLGILFAGAKEAFKPDFVVRNITQVKRSALAAAFFVPTFLLIGSLIANRYRNEFPGQPANDKRLQNFLDEHGGNVLSHLGFLGDKQFFFSSDGKALILFSITGKRLIVLGDPIGDPSSYRTVLQEFLAEADRFGYICVFYQIESKWMSLYHDFGYNFFKLGEEAVVDLNTFTITGKKRAGMRATFNRFEREGYTFSIHEPPFSDELYEELRKVSDAWLGGKKEKGFSLGYFDREYISRAPIATLSDADGKIIAFTTFMPVYQNGSLSVDLMRYYPDAPSGIMDAIFIHLFQWAKENEYHSFNIGMAPLSNVGLSTQSFWSERVAAAIFNNVRYTYSFSGLRHFKEKYKPAWSGKYLAFRKNHSLPITMLSVTKLIGKRKNS, encoded by the coding sequence ATGTCGTTTTCATGGAAACGTTTCTTACAAATCGGGAAAATTATCTTCCCATTTGTTGTATTAACAATTGTATTCTTTCAAGCAAAAAAAGAACTAGCGGGCATTTCTTTTTTAGAAGCGATTGATACAATTAAAAACATTCCAACCGGAGGAGTGTTTTTAGCAATTACACTTGGTGCATTCGCTGTATCAACAATGTTCTTTTATGACTATGTTATGCTTCGTTACTTAAAAGCTGATATCCCTGTCCAAAAGATTTTCCGTATCTCGTGGATTGCTAATACTTTAAATGGATTTATCGGGTTTGGTGGTCTTGTTGGGGCCGGCGTACGCACAATGCTTTATCGTCCATATATAAAAGAAAATGGAAAACTTATTAAAAGTATCGCTTGGATGACAACTGCCTTTATTAATGGATTAGCCATTCTTTCATTTCTTGGTCTTATTGGAATATTAGACACGAGATTTATTCTGCATGAAAAACCATGGCTATGGCCTGTTCTTATCTTCTTCGCTCTTTTCGTCCCTATATATATCGGATTTTCTAAATTAAAAAATAGAAAAGCGACGCAAACAGAGGAACAAGAAGAAGAGGAGAAAAACCCAACTGTTTTATACTCATTAGTTTCATTAGTCGAATGGGTATCTGCTGGTATTGTTATGTACGTCATATTACTATTATTTGGCATTGAAATCGAATTCCAAAAGTTTTTAGGCGTATATGTTATTGCTGCTTTAGCTGGTGTCGTTAGTCTTGTTCCTGGTGGCCTTGGATCATTTGATCTTGTCTTCTTAACTGGGCTTGGGCAATACGGCATCGATACAGGTGTTTTACTCCCTGCTATGTTATTATATCGTCTCGTCTATTACATCTTGCCCTTCTGCCTTGGTCTCATTTTTGCAGCTTTTGAAATGACAGGAGTAGCCATTAAAAAGTTTGAAGATAAACCTTTTATTGCGCCTGCATTAGAGACAACTGGTGTTATATGGACTTTGCAGCGTGACTTTCTAGGAAAGTTAGGTTCTTGGGCATCTGCTGCTTTAACAGTATTTGCTGGCTTAATGGTTATTTTATCAACCATTCTACCAACAAGTATAAATCGGGCACACGCCTTACATATTCTAGCTCCAAAACATCTTATTCAATTTTCTTTTAGCTTATCGCTAACATTCGGTATTCTCCTCCTCATTCTTTCGCGGGGGATATATTACGGAACAAAACGTTCTTATTATATGACGATTGTTTCTTTAATTGGAGCGGCTATTTTTAACACACTAAAAGGAATTGATGTTGAAGAAACTTTTATTTTATTAATCGTACTCGCCGTATTGTATATGCTTCGTAAAAGGTTTGTACGTGAGAAAATGGAAGTCTCACTTTCCGATATCGTAAAAGTTTTTATATTCCTACTTGTAACGTTATATTTATATAAAAACTTAGGTATTTTATTTGCAGGTGCAAAAGAAGCTTTCAAACCTGATTTTGTCGTTCGTAATATTACACAAGTGAAACGAAGTGCATTAGCAGCTGCCTTTTTTGTTCCTACTTTTTTACTAATTGGTTCACTCATTGCAAATCGTTATCGAAATGAATTTCCCGGGCAACCAGCTAATGATAAACGATTACAAAACTTCTTAGATGAACATGGTGGAAATGTACTTAGTCATTTAGGTTTTTTAGGAGATAAACAGTTCTTTTTCAGTAGTGATGGAAAAGCACTCATTCTCTTCTCAATAACTGGAAAACGACTTATTGTACTAGGTGATCCAATTGGAGACCCTTCCTCCTATCGTACTGTATTGCAAGAGTTTTTAGCTGAGGCTGATCGATTTGGATACATTTGTGTATTCTATCAAATTGAAAGTAAATGGATGAGTTTATACCACGATTTTGGTTATAACTTCTTTAAGCTTGGTGAAGAAGCTGTTGTTGATTTAAATACCTTTACAATAACAGGAAAGAAACGCGCTGGCATGCGAGCTACTTTCAACCGTTTTGAAAGAGAAGGCTATACATTCTCTATTCATGAGCCACCTTTCTCCGACGAATTATATGAAGAGTTAAGAAAAGTTTCAGATGCATGGCTTGGTGGAAAAAAAGAGAAAGGTTTTTCACTCGGATACTTCGATCGTGAATATATTAGTCGCGCTCCTATCGCAACATTATCTGATGCGGATGGAAAAATCATTGCATTCACAACATTCATGCCCGTATATCAAAACGGATCATTATCTGTCGATTTAATGCGATATTACCCAGATGCGCCTAGCGGCATTATGGACGCAATTTTCATCCACTTATTCCAGTGGGCAAAAGAAAATGAATACCACTCCTTTAATATTGGTATGGCACCACTTTCAAATGTTGGTTTATCCACACAGTCTTTCTGGTCTGAACGAGTGGCTGCTGCGATCTTTAATAATGTTCGCTATACGTATAGTTTCAGCGGATTACGACATTTTAAAGAAAAATATAAACCAGCATGGAGCGGTAAATATTTAGCATTTAGGAAGAATCATTCTTTACCAATTACAATGCTCTCTGTAACAAAATTAATAGGAAAAAGAAAAAACAGCTAA
- a CDS encoding YpuI family protein: MSNLMVENQTEQVSIFLEDAINLITNYVNYHTLPSLLEETPAGNERYYKGLLASMRRLLVFCEEGQDACLVLLNSQPFRKTAAEKILYKIYHQVIAEFFSPKSDHWYENSRSAYTGKNSIVFQQTPPVSLEQVMKSLEGKFQLMREELEYYETDYQTKMLHKY, from the coding sequence ATGTCTAATTTGATGGTTGAAAATCAAACAGAACAAGTTTCTATATTTTTAGAAGATGCTATTAATTTGATAACCAATTATGTGAATTATCATACGTTACCTTCTTTATTAGAGGAAACACCAGCAGGGAATGAGCGATATTATAAAGGGTTATTAGCATCAATGAGACGACTTCTCGTTTTTTGCGAAGAAGGACAGGATGCATGTCTTGTTTTGTTGAATAGTCAGCCATTTCGAAAAACAGCAGCTGAAAAAATTTTATATAAGATTTACCATCAAGTAATTGCAGAGTTTTTTTCACCGAAGAGTGATCATTGGTATGAAAATAGTCGGTCTGCATATACAGGGAAAAATTCTATCGTTTTTCAACAAACACCACCTGTATCTTTAGAGCAAGTGATGAAGAGTTTAGAAGGTAAATTTCAATTGATGCGTGAAGAACTAGAATATTATGAGACCGATTATCAGACAAAGATGTTACACAAATATTGA
- a CDS encoding superoxide dismutase, with protein sequence MNQPGVFTDYFHEVENWCESVLHVLDSRAMEVYDVHMLAYKIQTLLERMKEHEYETDAEFMYEISDDVEHIQHHLQEVFMQEEEYELYERGDSERAVPIGGHTLPPLPYPYNALEPYISKEIMILHHDKHHRSYVEGLNKAEKMMEEARKTNKFDLIKHWEREAAFHGSGHYLHTIFWNNMKKDGGGSPRGAFSQQIEKDFGSFLRFQKHFTEAASKVEGSGWAILVWVPRSGRLEILQSTLHQLFTQWDTIPLLVLDVWEHAYYLQYQNRKDEYIKNWWNVVNWPDVEKRFETAKQIEWTPY encoded by the coding sequence ATGAATCAACCAGGTGTATTTACAGATTACTTTCATGAAGTAGAAAATTGGTGTGAAAGTGTTCTTCACGTATTAGATAGCCGTGCAATGGAAGTGTATGATGTCCATATGCTTGCTTATAAAATTCAGACGTTATTAGAGCGTATGAAAGAGCATGAGTATGAAACAGATGCAGAGTTTATGTATGAAATAAGCGATGATGTAGAACATATTCAGCATCACTTGCAGGAAGTATTTATGCAAGAAGAAGAATATGAATTATATGAAAGAGGGGATAGTGAACGAGCTGTCCCAATTGGAGGACATACACTCCCGCCATTACCTTATCCGTATAATGCATTAGAACCGTATATTTCTAAAGAGATTATGATATTACATCATGATAAACATCATCGGAGTTACGTGGAAGGGTTAAATAAAGCAGAGAAGATGATGGAAGAAGCGAGAAAAACAAATAAATTTGATTTAATTAAGCATTGGGAAAGGGAAGCGGCTTTTCATGGGTCAGGTCATTACTTACACACGATATTTTGGAATAACATGAAAAAAGACGGTGGTGGAAGTCCAAGAGGAGCTTTTTCACAACAAATTGAAAAAGATTTTGGGAGCTTTTTACGTTTTCAAAAACATTTTACAGAAGCGGCCTCTAAAGTAGAAGGTTCAGGCTGGGCAATTCTCGTTTGGGTGCCCCGGTCTGGAAGGTTAGAAATTTTGCAAAGTACACTTCATCAATTATTTACACAATGGGATACGATACCGCTCCTTGTACTAGATGTCTGGGAACATGCGTATTATTTACAATACCAAAATCGAAAAGATGAATATATTAAAAACTGGTGGAATGTTGTAAATTGGCCTGATGTAGAAAAAAGGTTTGAAACTGCGAAACAAATTGAATGGACACCATATTAG
- a CDS encoding D-alanyl-D-alanine carboxypeptidase family protein yields MRRICIIITLLMMYASVMPIPTYAKMNSNVSARNAVLMEQQSGRVLYGKAEHEPQKIASITKIMTALLAAQSGKMKEMVSVSNEAVRVEGSAIYLKPGQKVKLEDLVYGLMLRSGNDAAQVIAESVGGSIDGFVYLMNQKAKEIGMKDTHFSNPHGLDGDGSHYSSAYDMALLTKYAMGNETFKKIFGTKTYKSDSWDYPWKNKHKLVTSYYEFATGGKTGFTKKAGRTLVTTASKGGLDLIVVTLSASSDWDDHMNLFDKGFERFKQTKVLGQGAIAEINEKKYANHVYTKNSFSVPLTEEERKNVLLKVELDKSIKLEDGVKVGKTDVYVGNEKVGERNLFYSKRKLVATTGLYWNNVKEIFSYMIGVGNDG; encoded by the coding sequence ATGAGACGAATTTGTATAATCATTACGCTTCTTATGATGTATGCAAGCGTTATGCCGATTCCTACATATGCAAAGATGAACAGCAATGTCAGTGCTCGAAATGCTGTATTAATGGAGCAACAGTCTGGTCGAGTATTATACGGAAAAGCAGAACATGAGCCTCAAAAAATTGCTAGTATAACAAAAATTATGACCGCTTTGTTAGCTGCTCAATCAGGGAAGATGAAAGAAATGGTATCAGTTAGTAATGAAGCGGTGAGGGTGGAAGGATCGGCAATCTATTTAAAGCCTGGACAAAAAGTGAAGTTAGAAGATTTAGTATACGGACTCATGCTTAGATCTGGTAATGACGCAGCGCAAGTAATTGCTGAAAGTGTGGGTGGGAGTATAGATGGATTCGTATATTTAATGAATCAAAAAGCGAAAGAAATTGGAATGAAAGATACGCACTTCTCAAACCCCCATGGCTTAGATGGAGATGGATCACATTATTCATCGGCTTACGATATGGCATTATTAACGAAATATGCAATGGGAAACGAGACATTTAAGAAAATTTTCGGAACTAAAACGTATAAATCAGATTCTTGGGATTACCCGTGGAAAAATAAACATAAGCTGGTAACGTCTTATTATGAATTTGCAACAGGAGGAAAAACAGGCTTTACGAAGAAAGCTGGGCGAACGCTTGTGACAACGGCATCAAAAGGTGGACTAGATTTAATTGTCGTAACTTTGAGTGCTTCTAGTGATTGGGATGATCATATGAATTTGTTTGATAAAGGTTTTGAACGTTTTAAACAAACGAAAGTTTTAGGACAAGGAGCAATTGCTGAAATAAATGAAAAGAAGTATGCCAACCATGTTTATACGAAAAATAGTTTTTCCGTGCCGTTAACTGAAGAGGAAAGAAAGAACGTATTATTAAAAGTTGAACTCGATAAAAGTATAAAGCTTGAGGATGGAGTAAAGGTTGGAAAGACAGATGTTTATGTTGGCAATGAGAAAGTTGGGGAACGGAATTTATTTTATAGTAAACGGAAGTTAGTAGCTACAACAGGACTTTACTGGAATAATGTGAAAGAAATTTTTTCTTACATGATAGGTGTTGGGAACGATGGTTAA
- the spmA gene encoding spore maturation protein SpmA, translating to MVNLVWVAMAVIGIVYAMINGTMEEVNKAVFDGAKDAVTICIGLISVLVFWLGLMKIAEEAGLLKKLVTLFMPIVKRLFPEIPKDHPSMGFILSNMMANFFGLGNAATPLGIKAMEQLKELNGGKDSASRSMVTFLALNTSAITLIPTTVISIRMTYESANPTEIVGVTFIAQVLSMIGAIWIDRYFYRRRSRKGRKK from the coding sequence ATGGTTAATCTCGTATGGGTAGCGATGGCTGTCATTGGGATTGTATACGCCATGATAAATGGAACGATGGAAGAAGTGAATAAAGCTGTATTTGACGGAGCAAAAGATGCGGTAACGATTTGTATAGGACTTATTAGTGTTTTAGTATTTTGGCTCGGTTTAATGAAAATTGCAGAGGAAGCCGGATTGTTAAAAAAATTAGTTACACTTTTTATGCCGATAGTAAAAAGGTTGTTTCCAGAAATACCAAAGGATCATCCGTCCATGGGATTTATTCTATCAAATATGATGGCAAACTTTTTTGGTCTAGGTAATGCAGCAACCCCTCTTGGCATTAAAGCGATGGAACAACTGAAAGAGTTAAATGGAGGAAAGGATTCGGCGAGCCGTTCTATGGTGACGTTTCTAGCATTAAATACATCAGCTATTACATTAATTCCTACGACAGTCATTTCGATTCGAATGACGTATGAATCAGCGAATCCTACTGAAATTGTTGGGGTAACATTTATTGCACAAGTACTTTCTATGATTGGAGCAATTTGGATTGACCGCTATTTTTACCGAAGAAGGAGTAGAAAGGGGCGGAAAAAATGA
- the spmB gene encoding spore maturation protein SpmB gives MSIVNTISLWVIPCVIGFILLYGTIKKVPTYESFVEGGKEGIQIAISILPFMVGMLVSISIFRSSGALDAMISVMKPMLDLIHVPAEIVPLALIRPISGSAGLSITTDLIATYGPDSFIGRLASTMQGSTDTTFYILTVYFGAVGIRKMGDALKVGLFADLIGIICSIVFVSLLFQ, from the coding sequence ATGAGTATTGTAAATACAATTTCCTTATGGGTAATCCCTTGTGTAATTGGTTTTATCCTTTTATATGGCACGATAAAGAAAGTGCCGACGTATGAATCGTTCGTTGAGGGAGGAAAAGAAGGGATTCAAATTGCAATTTCTATCTTACCATTTATGGTTGGAATGCTTGTGTCTATTTCTATATTCCGGTCTTCAGGTGCGTTAGACGCAATGATATCGGTAATGAAGCCAATGTTAGATTTAATCCATGTTCCAGCAGAAATTGTGCCATTAGCACTTATACGCCCTATTTCAGGCTCTGCTGGTTTAAGTATTACGACCGATTTAATTGCTACATATGGGCCAGATTCTTTTATTGGGAGATTGGCTTCTACGATGCAAGGGAGCACAGATACGACTTTCTATATTTTAACTGTATATTTTGGAGCGGTTGGGATTAGAAAAATGGGGGATGCACTAAAAGTAGGACTTTTTGCAGATTTAATCGGGATTATATGCTCAATTGTATTCGTTTCTTTATTGTTTCAGTAA
- the rluB gene encoding 23S rRNA pseudouridine(2605) synthase RluB, with product MERLQKVIAQAGIASRRKAEELIQQGKVKVNGKIVKELGTKVTPQDKVEVNNIPLEKEEPVYFLLYKPTGVISSVSDDKGRSVVTDFFPEITQRLFPIGRLDYDTSGVLLMTNDGDFANVLMHPRYKVEKTYVAKIKGPLTGEKIRMLERGVTLEDGKTAPARVKIISWDKRKEMAIVQLTIHEGRNRQVRRMFEALDCKVVKLKRERYAFLEVGSLRPGDARELTPHEVKQLRALASTKPR from the coding sequence ATGGAACGATTACAAAAAGTGATTGCGCAAGCAGGTATTGCATCGAGAAGAAAGGCTGAGGAATTAATTCAGCAAGGAAAAGTGAAAGTTAATGGGAAAATAGTGAAGGAGTTAGGGACAAAAGTAACTCCTCAAGATAAAGTAGAAGTAAATAACATCCCTCTTGAAAAAGAAGAACCTGTTTATTTTTTACTATATAAACCAACTGGCGTAATTTCAAGTGTATCAGATGATAAAGGAAGAAGTGTTGTAACGGACTTTTTCCCGGAAATTACACAACGTTTATTCCCAATCGGACGCTTAGATTATGATACGTCTGGCGTATTATTAATGACAAACGATGGGGACTTCGCAAACGTATTAATGCATCCTAGATATAAAGTTGAAAAAACGTATGTTGCAAAAATAAAAGGTCCATTAACAGGTGAGAAAATTCGCATGTTAGAACGCGGTGTTACGTTAGAAGACGGTAAAACAGCACCAGCACGTGTGAAAATTATTTCTTGGGACAAGCGTAAAGAGATGGCTATTGTACAATTAACAATTCATGAAGGACGTAATCGTCAAGTACGTCGTATGTTTGAAGCGTTAGACTGTAAAGTAGTGAAATTAAAACGTGAACGTTATGCTTTCTTAGAAGTAGGAAGCCTGCGACCTGGTGATGCGAGAGAATTGACACCACATGAGGTGAAACAATTACGCGCACTTGCTTCTACAAAGCCAAGATAA
- the resA gene encoding thiol-disulfide oxidoreductase ResA, whose translation MKKNRLLFRVTILLILCGAVGFTLYQGFFANKEKMQIGKEAPNFVVTDLEGKKIELKDLKGKGVFLNFWGTWCKPCEKEMPYMNELYPKYKEKGVEIIALDADETDIAVKNFVNQYGLKFPVAIDKGQKIIGTYGVGPLPTSFLIDKDGKVVEQIIGEQTKEQLEGYLKKITP comes from the coding sequence ATGAAGAAAAATCGCTTATTATTTCGCGTTACTATTCTACTCATTTTATGTGGTGCTGTAGGATTTACCCTTTATCAAGGATTCTTTGCTAATAAAGAGAAAATGCAAATCGGAAAAGAAGCACCTAACTTTGTTGTGACGGATTTAGAAGGGAAGAAAATTGAACTAAAAGATTTAAAGGGAAAAGGTGTATTTTTAAACTTTTGGGGCACGTGGTGTAAACCTTGTGAAAAAGAAATGCCTTATATGAATGAATTATATCCAAAGTATAAAGAAAAAGGCGTTGAAATCATAGCGTTAGATGCAGATGAAACGGATATTGCAGTAAAGAACTTTGTGAACCAATATGGTTTGAAATTCCCAGTTGCCATTGATAAAGGACAAAAGATTATAGGAACATATGGCGTAGGTCCATTACCGACAAGTTTTTTGATTGATAAAGATGGAAAAGTAGTGGAGCAAATTATAGGGGAACAAACGAAAGAACAGTTAGAAGGGTATTTAAAGAAAATTACTCCGTAA
- the resB gene encoding cytochrome c biogenesis protein ResB, protein MLKEIKCECGHVNPIGTVFCEACGKPFESNENTKLLDMRYEGSARRSLTQTKTIVDKIWSFFSSVKVGVWLIVITLAASAIGTIFPQEMYITPGIAPAEYYKQEYGFLGQLYYQLGFNNLYGSWWYMILIASIGISLVICSLDRVIPLYKALKKQGVKRHPSFLKRQRLYGTGTPQDGDLERVQKNLKKRNYNVKVEDGNVLAEKGRFSRWGPYVNHIGLIIFLFGAMLRFLPSMYVDEALWLRDGETKEIPGTDGQYYLKNEKFIKEVYDKSKDKEVFEEAIDRVGDKMIAKNFQTNAVLYKAVGENIAGQKPKLEKVKEAEIRVNEPLKFDQFAVYQVDYKESEFKSMSFHLQNKENNQKWGPIKVDLTNPKEKYDLGNSYSLELLSYFPDFYFDENGKPNTKTKLPNNPAFVFKMFTPETPDGEVSFVGIQQNIEPDGNNKYKMSFAGVEMQNATALTVRKDLTLWILGIGGFIFMVGVIQGMYWNHRRIWIQRVNDEWWIAGHTNKNWFGLKKDIERVIEGTAIPQPNDKVIDKKIS, encoded by the coding sequence GTGTTGAAAGAAATTAAATGTGAATGTGGACATGTTAATCCGATAGGAACCGTTTTTTGTGAAGCTTGCGGGAAACCATTTGAAAGCAATGAAAATACAAAACTATTGGATATGCGCTATGAGGGGAGTGCACGGAGATCTCTCACGCAGACAAAAACGATAGTCGATAAAATTTGGAGTTTTTTCTCTTCTGTAAAAGTGGGTGTATGGCTAATCGTAATAACTTTAGCTGCATCAGCGATAGGAACTATTTTTCCGCAAGAAATGTACATAACTCCAGGGATTGCACCAGCTGAATATTATAAACAAGAATACGGATTTTTAGGACAATTATACTATCAATTAGGGTTTAATAATTTATACGGTTCATGGTGGTATATGATTTTGATTGCTTCTATCGGTATTTCTCTTGTGATATGTAGTTTAGACCGCGTTATTCCACTTTATAAAGCTTTAAAAAAGCAAGGCGTAAAAAGACATCCTAGCTTTTTAAAGAGACAGAGATTATATGGGACTGGTACACCGCAAGATGGTGACCTGGAAAGAGTGCAAAAGAATTTAAAGAAAAGAAACTATAACGTGAAAGTGGAAGACGGAAACGTTTTAGCAGAAAAGGGACGCTTCTCGCGTTGGGGTCCATATGTGAATCATATCGGTCTTATTATCTTTTTATTCGGTGCGATGCTTCGTTTTTTACCGAGTATGTACGTAGACGAAGCACTTTGGTTACGTGACGGTGAAACGAAAGAAATACCAGGGACGGATGGACAATACTACTTAAAAAACGAAAAATTTATAAAAGAAGTTTATGATAAAAGTAAGGACAAGGAAGTTTTTGAGGAAGCGATTGATCGTGTAGGCGATAAAATGATTGCGAAAAACTTCCAAACGAATGCCGTATTATATAAAGCAGTAGGAGAAAATATAGCAGGACAAAAACCGAAATTAGAAAAAGTAAAAGAAGCGGAAATTCGAGTGAATGAACCACTGAAATTTGATCAATTTGCAGTGTATCAAGTGGATTATAAAGAAAGTGAATTTAAAAGTATGTCCTTTCACTTGCAAAATAAAGAAAATAATCAAAAGTGGGGACCGATTAAAGTAGATTTAACGAACCCTAAGGAAAAATATGATTTAGGAAATAGTTATTCTTTAGAACTATTAAGCTATTTTCCTGATTTTTATTTTGATGAGAATGGAAAACCAAATACAAAAACGAAATTACCAAACAATCCTGCATTTGTATTTAAAATGTTTACACCTGAAACGCCAGATGGTGAAGTGAGTTTTGTTGGTATTCAGCAAAATATAGAACCAGATGGGAATAACAAATATAAAATGTCCTTCGCAGGTGTGGAAATGCAAAATGCAACAGCACTTACTGTAAGAAAAGATTTAACGCTTTGGATTCTCGGCATTGGAGGATTTATATTTATGGTTGGTGTCATTCAAGGTATGTATTGGAATCATCGCCGTATTTGGATACAACGTGTTAATGATGAATGGTGGATTGCAGGGCATACAAATAAAAATTGGTTCGGTTTAAAGAAAGATATTGAAAGAGTAATAGAAGGTACAGCAATTCCACAGCCAAATGATAAAGTAATTGATAAAAAAATTAGTTAA